The Ooceraea biroi isolate clonal line C1 chromosome 11, Obir_v5.4, whole genome shotgun sequence genome includes a region encoding these proteins:
- the LOC105275280 gene encoding cytosolic 10-formyltetrahydrofolate dehydrogenase isoform X1, translating into MHLVMVVKTLHMYIYIRFCYFIRFPVNKLRNYTYSLRRTITSNSYGGLNLKQSTMAQLKVAIIGQSSFAAEVYKLLRQNGHQITGVFTIPDKGNREDPLALIAKADKTPVFKIKAWRSKGMTLPEILELYKGIEVDLNVLPFCTQFIPMEVINHPRHRSICYHPSLLPRHRGASAISWTLIQGDDTAGLSVFWADEGLDTGPILLQRSCKVEPNDTVDSLYNNFLYPEGIKAMGEAVDFVAKGIAPMTPQPTEGATYDPLLNKKELQKIDWTKPAKEVHDFIRGLDSTPGAWTTLDGEEVRLFGSSLWKDRPLAAEKQVTLEERKGIVHPGGLLIEAADEQFVNVERIKIGTRTIHASKYGQANDIKNVEFTEEELKMTDGLRRIWMDILKIDVDDDTDFFASGAGSMDVVRLVEEIKDIFGVTLQNTDVFMAPTFKEFATTVVLATRGSVASKEIKYDMVEIQTNNLTLRFPRQLFINGEFVNGHGKPVDTINPHDESIICSVESATAEDVDRAVRAAKKAFEDGEWGKISARERGALLFKLADLMEQHKEELATLETLDSGAVYTLALKTHVGMSIETWRYFAGWCDKIQGSTIPIAHARPNRNLTFTRREPIGVCGLVTPWNYPLMMLSWKMAACLAAGNTVVMKPAQASPLTALKFAELSVRAGIPPGVINIVCGYGSDVGNAIVGHPLIRKLGFTGSTQVGQTIMRCCADSNLKKVSLELGGKSPLVIFEDANMQQAVRISMGGVFFNKGENCIAAGRIFVEESIHDEFVRRVVDEAKKITIGNPLDRSTAHGPQNHKAHMDKLLEFVQKGVQEGAKLVYGGKRLNRPGWYFEPTVFTDVKDNMYIAREESFGPIMVISKFGSKNVDEIIARANNTEFGLASGVLTKDISRALRFAEKIEAGTVFINTYNKTDVAAPFGGFKMSGFGKDLGQEALNEYLKTKTVTIEY; encoded by the exons atgcatttggTGATGGTGGTAAAGACgctacatatgtatatatatattagattttgttattttatacggTTTCCTGTAAATAAGCTTCGTAATTATACTTACAGCTTGCGTAGAACAATTACTAGTAATTCATACGGTGGACTAAATCTTAAACAG TCGACGATGGCGCAGCTGAAAGTTGCTATCATTGGGCAGAGTTCCTTCGCGGCAGAAGTTTATAAGCTTCTGCGACAAAATGGACATCAAATCACAGGAGTGTTCACGATCCCGGATAAGGGAAACCGTGAAGATCCTTTAG CACTCATTGCCAAGGCTGATAAGACGCCGGTCTTCAAGATTAAAGCTTGGAGGAGTAAAGGGATGACTTTACCAGAAATCTTGGAGTTGTACAAGGGCATCGAGGTGGACCTTAACGTTCTCCCATTTTGCACCCAGTTCATTCCTATGGAAGTCATTAATCATCCACGTCATCGTAGCATATGTTATCATCCGTCTCTCCTGCCTAGACACAGAGGAGCGAGCGCCATAAGCTG GACTCTGATTCAAGGAGATGATACCGCAGGGTTGTCGGTCTTTTGGGCAGATGAGGGTCTGGATACCGGGCCAATCCTCCTGCAAAGATCCTGCAAAGTAGAGCCAAATGACACAGTGGACAGTCTGTATAACAACTTCCTCTATCCGGAAGGTATCAAAGCTATGGGTGAAGCTGTAGATTTTGTGGCCAAGGGGATTGCGCCCATGACGCCGCAACCCACAGAAGGCGCGACATACGATCCGCTGTTGAACAAGAAGGAGCTACAGAAAATCGACTGGACGAAACCGGCGAAAGAAGTCCACGATTTCATTCGTGGTCTGGATAGCACTCCGGGCGCCTGGACAACTCTGGATGGTGAAGAGGTGCGTCTCTTCGGTTCTTCCTTGTGGAAAGATAGACCACTGGCAGCCGAGAAACAAGTTACTCTCGAAGAACGAAAGGGAATTGTACATCCGGGTGGTCTGTTGATCGAAGCTGCCGATGAACAATTTGTCAATGTGGAAAGAATCAAGATTGGCACCAGAACTATTCACGCCAGTAAATATGGGCAAGCTAACGACATCAAGAATGTGGAGTTTACGGAAGAGGAATTGAAGATGACTGATGGTCTACGCCGAATTTGGATGGATATACTCAAGATTGATGTCGACGACGATACGGATTTCTTTGCTTCTG GTGCTGGCAGCATGGATGTTGTGCGACTGGTTGAAGAAATCAAGGACATCTTCGGCGTTACTTTGCAAAATACAGACGTTTTTATGGCACCAACTTTCAAGGAGTTTGCTACGACGGTTGTCCTTGCCACTCGAGGAAGTGTAGCTTCAAAAGAGATCAAGTACGACATGGTAGAGATACAAACAAACAACCTGACTCTAAGATTCCCTAGACAACTTTTCATCAACGGCGAGTTCGTGAATGGCCATGGCAAGCCCGTTGATACGATAAACCCACACGATGAGAGCATTATTTGTTCAGTGGAAAGCGCGACCGCTGAGGACGTCGATCGGGCTGTTAGGGCTGCTAAAAAGGCCTTCGAGGATGGTGAATGGGGTAAAATCAGTGCCAGGGAGCGTGGTGCACTGTTATTCAA ATTAGCGGATTTGATGGAACAGCACAAGGAAGAACTGGCCACTTTAGAGACCCTTGATTCGGGAGCGGTCTACACCCTCGCCCTGAAGACTCACGTAGGCATGTCCATTGAGACTTGGCGATATTTTGCCGGATGGTGCGACAAGATCCAAGGCTCCACCATACCGATCGCGCACGCACGTCCGAATCGCAATCTCACGTTCACGCGACGCGAACCGATCGGTGTTTGCGGTCTCGTCACACCTTGGAACTATCCTCTAATGATGCTCTCGTGGAAAATGGCAGCTTGTCTGGCAGCTGGCAATACCGTGGTGATGAAACCCGCCCAGGCTTCACCATTGACCGCGTTAAAGTTCGCTGAGCTATCTGTGCGCGCCGGAATTCCACCGGGCGTCATTAATATCGTTTGCGGATACGGCAGCGATGTTGGCAACGCCATAGTAGGACATCCGCTAATCAGGAAATTGGGCTTCACAGGTTCGACGCAAGTAGGTCAGACCATCATGAGATGTTGCGCTGACAGTAACTTGAAGAAGGTGTCGCTGGAGCTTGGCGGGAAGAGTCCTCTTGTTATCTTCGAGGACGCCAATATGCAACAGGCGGTCAGAATCAGCATGGGCGGCGTATTCTTCAACAAGGGTGAAAATTGCATCGCTGCCG GACGTATCTTCGTCGAGGAGAGTATTCACGACGAGTTCGTGCGACGTGTGGTCGACGAGGCGAAGAAGATCACCATCGGCAATCCGCTGGACAGGAGTACCGCCCACGGGCCACAGAATCACAAGGCCCACATGGATAAATTGCTTGAATTCGTGCAAAAAGGAGTACAGGAAGGTGCAAAGCTGGTTTATGGTGGCAAGAGATTGAATCGTCCCGGCTGGTACTTCGAGCCGACTGTTTTCACTGACGTGAAAGACAACATGTACATCGCCAGGGAGGAATCCTTCGGTCCGATAATGGTGATCTCCAAGTTCGGTTCAAAGAACGTCGATGAGATTATTGCCCGCGCGAACAATACAGAATTCGGTCTGGCCTCTGGTGTTCTCACCAAAGATATCAGCAGAGCGCTCAGATTCGCGGAGAAGATCGAGGCTGGCACCGTGTTTATCAACACGTACAACAAGACGGACGTGGCGGCTCCCTTTGGCGGTTTCAAGATGTCCGGCTTCGGAAAGGACCTGGGACAGGAAGCACTTAATGAGTATCTAAAGACGAAGACGGTCACTATCGAGTACTGA
- the LOC105275280 gene encoding cytosolic 10-formyltetrahydrofolate dehydrogenase isoform X2: MAQLKVAIIGQSSFAAEVYKLLRQNGHQITGVFTIPDKGNREDPLALIAKADKTPVFKIKAWRSKGMTLPEILELYKGIEVDLNVLPFCTQFIPMEVINHPRHRSICYHPSLLPRHRGASAISWTLIQGDDTAGLSVFWADEGLDTGPILLQRSCKVEPNDTVDSLYNNFLYPEGIKAMGEAVDFVAKGIAPMTPQPTEGATYDPLLNKKELQKIDWTKPAKEVHDFIRGLDSTPGAWTTLDGEEVRLFGSSLWKDRPLAAEKQVTLEERKGIVHPGGLLIEAADEQFVNVERIKIGTRTIHASKYGQANDIKNVEFTEEELKMTDGLRRIWMDILKIDVDDDTDFFASGAGSMDVVRLVEEIKDIFGVTLQNTDVFMAPTFKEFATTVVLATRGSVASKEIKYDMVEIQTNNLTLRFPRQLFINGEFVNGHGKPVDTINPHDESIICSVESATAEDVDRAVRAAKKAFEDGEWGKISARERGALLFKLADLMEQHKEELATLETLDSGAVYTLALKTHVGMSIETWRYFAGWCDKIQGSTIPIAHARPNRNLTFTRREPIGVCGLVTPWNYPLMMLSWKMAACLAAGNTVVMKPAQASPLTALKFAELSVRAGIPPGVINIVCGYGSDVGNAIVGHPLIRKLGFTGSTQVGQTIMRCCADSNLKKVSLELGGKSPLVIFEDANMQQAVRISMGGVFFNKGENCIAAGRIFVEESIHDEFVRRVVDEAKKITIGNPLDRSTAHGPQNHKAHMDKLLEFVQKGVQEGAKLVYGGKRLNRPGWYFEPTVFTDVKDNMYIAREESFGPIMVISKFGSKNVDEIIARANNTEFGLASGVLTKDISRALRFAEKIEAGTVFINTYNKTDVAAPFGGFKMSGFGKDLGQEALNEYLKTKTVTIEY, translated from the exons ATGGCGCAGCTGAAAGTTGCTATCATTGGGCAGAGTTCCTTCGCGGCAGAAGTTTATAAGCTTCTGCGACAAAATGGACATCAAATCACAGGAGTGTTCACGATCCCGGATAAGGGAAACCGTGAAGATCCTTTAG CACTCATTGCCAAGGCTGATAAGACGCCGGTCTTCAAGATTAAAGCTTGGAGGAGTAAAGGGATGACTTTACCAGAAATCTTGGAGTTGTACAAGGGCATCGAGGTGGACCTTAACGTTCTCCCATTTTGCACCCAGTTCATTCCTATGGAAGTCATTAATCATCCACGTCATCGTAGCATATGTTATCATCCGTCTCTCCTGCCTAGACACAGAGGAGCGAGCGCCATAAGCTG GACTCTGATTCAAGGAGATGATACCGCAGGGTTGTCGGTCTTTTGGGCAGATGAGGGTCTGGATACCGGGCCAATCCTCCTGCAAAGATCCTGCAAAGTAGAGCCAAATGACACAGTGGACAGTCTGTATAACAACTTCCTCTATCCGGAAGGTATCAAAGCTATGGGTGAAGCTGTAGATTTTGTGGCCAAGGGGATTGCGCCCATGACGCCGCAACCCACAGAAGGCGCGACATACGATCCGCTGTTGAACAAGAAGGAGCTACAGAAAATCGACTGGACGAAACCGGCGAAAGAAGTCCACGATTTCATTCGTGGTCTGGATAGCACTCCGGGCGCCTGGACAACTCTGGATGGTGAAGAGGTGCGTCTCTTCGGTTCTTCCTTGTGGAAAGATAGACCACTGGCAGCCGAGAAACAAGTTACTCTCGAAGAACGAAAGGGAATTGTACATCCGGGTGGTCTGTTGATCGAAGCTGCCGATGAACAATTTGTCAATGTGGAAAGAATCAAGATTGGCACCAGAACTATTCACGCCAGTAAATATGGGCAAGCTAACGACATCAAGAATGTGGAGTTTACGGAAGAGGAATTGAAGATGACTGATGGTCTACGCCGAATTTGGATGGATATACTCAAGATTGATGTCGACGACGATACGGATTTCTTTGCTTCTG GTGCTGGCAGCATGGATGTTGTGCGACTGGTTGAAGAAATCAAGGACATCTTCGGCGTTACTTTGCAAAATACAGACGTTTTTATGGCACCAACTTTCAAGGAGTTTGCTACGACGGTTGTCCTTGCCACTCGAGGAAGTGTAGCTTCAAAAGAGATCAAGTACGACATGGTAGAGATACAAACAAACAACCTGACTCTAAGATTCCCTAGACAACTTTTCATCAACGGCGAGTTCGTGAATGGCCATGGCAAGCCCGTTGATACGATAAACCCACACGATGAGAGCATTATTTGTTCAGTGGAAAGCGCGACCGCTGAGGACGTCGATCGGGCTGTTAGGGCTGCTAAAAAGGCCTTCGAGGATGGTGAATGGGGTAAAATCAGTGCCAGGGAGCGTGGTGCACTGTTATTCAA ATTAGCGGATTTGATGGAACAGCACAAGGAAGAACTGGCCACTTTAGAGACCCTTGATTCGGGAGCGGTCTACACCCTCGCCCTGAAGACTCACGTAGGCATGTCCATTGAGACTTGGCGATATTTTGCCGGATGGTGCGACAAGATCCAAGGCTCCACCATACCGATCGCGCACGCACGTCCGAATCGCAATCTCACGTTCACGCGACGCGAACCGATCGGTGTTTGCGGTCTCGTCACACCTTGGAACTATCCTCTAATGATGCTCTCGTGGAAAATGGCAGCTTGTCTGGCAGCTGGCAATACCGTGGTGATGAAACCCGCCCAGGCTTCACCATTGACCGCGTTAAAGTTCGCTGAGCTATCTGTGCGCGCCGGAATTCCACCGGGCGTCATTAATATCGTTTGCGGATACGGCAGCGATGTTGGCAACGCCATAGTAGGACATCCGCTAATCAGGAAATTGGGCTTCACAGGTTCGACGCAAGTAGGTCAGACCATCATGAGATGTTGCGCTGACAGTAACTTGAAGAAGGTGTCGCTGGAGCTTGGCGGGAAGAGTCCTCTTGTTATCTTCGAGGACGCCAATATGCAACAGGCGGTCAGAATCAGCATGGGCGGCGTATTCTTCAACAAGGGTGAAAATTGCATCGCTGCCG GACGTATCTTCGTCGAGGAGAGTATTCACGACGAGTTCGTGCGACGTGTGGTCGACGAGGCGAAGAAGATCACCATCGGCAATCCGCTGGACAGGAGTACCGCCCACGGGCCACAGAATCACAAGGCCCACATGGATAAATTGCTTGAATTCGTGCAAAAAGGAGTACAGGAAGGTGCAAAGCTGGTTTATGGTGGCAAGAGATTGAATCGTCCCGGCTGGTACTTCGAGCCGACTGTTTTCACTGACGTGAAAGACAACATGTACATCGCCAGGGAGGAATCCTTCGGTCCGATAATGGTGATCTCCAAGTTCGGTTCAAAGAACGTCGATGAGATTATTGCCCGCGCGAACAATACAGAATTCGGTCTGGCCTCTGGTGTTCTCACCAAAGATATCAGCAGAGCGCTCAGATTCGCGGAGAAGATCGAGGCTGGCACCGTGTTTATCAACACGTACAACAAGACGGACGTGGCGGCTCCCTTTGGCGGTTTCAAGATGTCCGGCTTCGGAAAGGACCTGGGACAGGAAGCACTTAATGAGTATCTAAAGACGAAGACGGTCACTATCGAGTACTGA
- the LOC105275283 gene encoding sex-lethal homolog isoform X3 → MTPSMVVSLGGTSWSIPQQPQPHLLVVDPLVVQQQQQQQQQCNQQTVPSLNRTPAASSASSGGDLQQQQCRKMTDQREQQQQQPQSQPPPQQQQQQLQQHQTKGNEEPRTNLIINYLPQNMNEKDLYSLFVTIGPVESCRVMKDYKTGYSYGFGFVNYAKAEDAATAISTLNGLQVQNKRLKVSFARPSGEEIKETNLYVTNLPRNITESQIDEIFSKYGNIVQKNILKDKLTGLPRGVAFVRFDKREEAQEAIAQLHGTIPEGGSEPLSVKIAEEHGKQKAAYYAGWQAGYNQSRGNFITTRSSPPTGCCGLEISRQAREKETGRGG, encoded by the exons ATGACCCCGTCGATGGTTGTTTCGCTGGGCGGTACCAGTTGGAGTATACCACAGCAACCGCAACCTCACCTGTTGGTGGTGGACCCGTTGGTcgtgcagcagcagcaacagcaacagcaacagtgCAATCAGCAGACCGTCCCGTCATTGAATCGAACGCCAGCAGCATCATCAGCATCATCGGGAGGTGATCTGCAACAGCAGCAGTGCCGCAAAATGACTGACCAGCGagagcaacagcagcaacagccgCAATCCCAACCACCAccgcaacaacagcaacaacaactaCAGCAACATCAAACCAAAGGCAATGAGGAACCGAGAACGAAtctgattattaattatctccCGCAAAACATGAACGAGAAGGATCTGTACAGCTTATTCGTGACTATCGGTCCGGTCGAGTCCTGTAGAGTCATGAAGGATTACAAA ACTGGTTATAGTTATGGCTTTGGTTTCGTCAACTATGCGAAGGCAGAGGACGCTGCGACTGCGATAAGCACGTTGAACGGATTACAAGTGCAAAACAAACGCCTGAAAGTCTCGTTTGCTCGCCCTTCGGGAGAGGAAATTAAGGAAACTAATCTTTACGTCACGAATTTACCAAG AAATATAACGGAGAGCCAAATCGACGAGATTTTTAGTAAATATGGCAATATAgtgcaaaaaaatatattgaaggATAAACTGACTGGTCTGCCGAGAGGCGTAGCCTTTGTCAG ATTCGACAAAAGAGAAGAAGCTCAAGAAGCTATCGCACAACTTCACGGTACCATACCAGAGGGTGGATCGGAGCCGCTTAGCGTAAAGATCGCGGAGGAACACGGGAAACAAAAGGCTGCGTATTACGCGGGCTGGCAAGCCGGATACAATCAAAGCCGCG GAAACTTTATAACAACGCGATCCAGTCCACCCACAGGATGCTGTGGCCTAGAGATTAGCCGACAAGCACGTGAAAAGGAAACAGGAAGGGGCGGATAG
- the LOC105275283 gene encoding sex-lethal homolog isoform X1, which produces MTPSMVVSLGGTSWSIPQQPQPHLLVVDPLVVQQQQQQQQQCNQQTVPSLNRTPAASSASSGGDLQQQQCRKMTDQREQQQQQPQSQPPPQQQQQQLQQHQTKGNEEPRTNLIINYLPQNMNEKDLYSLFVTIGPVESCRVMKDYKTGYSYGFGFVNYAKAEDAATAISTLNGLQVQNKRLKVSFARPSGEEIKETNLYVTNLPRNITESQIDEIFSKYGNIVQKNILKDKLTGLPRGVAFVRFDKREEAQEAIAQLHGTIPEGGSEPLSVKIAEEHGKQKAAYYAGWQAGYNQSRGGSGIGVGGGRVRGIGGPPGMGVGGGGGGGGGGGGGGPGMLGRAGGFGPRGGGPHGSGFLGGGGGGGGPGAMRMEKIHPHRFNPIGMGGGGGSYVQSHFW; this is translated from the exons ATGACCCCGTCGATGGTTGTTTCGCTGGGCGGTACCAGTTGGAGTATACCACAGCAACCGCAACCTCACCTGTTGGTGGTGGACCCGTTGGTcgtgcagcagcagcaacagcaacagcaacagtgCAATCAGCAGACCGTCCCGTCATTGAATCGAACGCCAGCAGCATCATCAGCATCATCGGGAGGTGATCTGCAACAGCAGCAGTGCCGCAAAATGACTGACCAGCGagagcaacagcagcaacagccgCAATCCCAACCACCAccgcaacaacagcaacaacaactaCAGCAACATCAAACCAAAGGCAATGAGGAACCGAGAACGAAtctgattattaattatctccCGCAAAACATGAACGAGAAGGATCTGTACAGCTTATTCGTGACTATCGGTCCGGTCGAGTCCTGTAGAGTCATGAAGGATTACAAA ACTGGTTATAGTTATGGCTTTGGTTTCGTCAACTATGCGAAGGCAGAGGACGCTGCGACTGCGATAAGCACGTTGAACGGATTACAAGTGCAAAACAAACGCCTGAAAGTCTCGTTTGCTCGCCCTTCGGGAGAGGAAATTAAGGAAACTAATCTTTACGTCACGAATTTACCAAG AAATATAACGGAGAGCCAAATCGACGAGATTTTTAGTAAATATGGCAATATAgtgcaaaaaaatatattgaaggATAAACTGACTGGTCTGCCGAGAGGCGTAGCCTTTGTCAG ATTCGACAAAAGAGAAGAAGCTCAAGAAGCTATCGCACAACTTCACGGTACCATACCAGAGGGTGGATCGGAGCCGCTTAGCGTAAAGATCGCGGAGGAACACGGGAAACAAAAGGCTGCGTATTACGCGGGCTGGCAAGCCGGATACAATCAAAGCCGCG GAGGAAGCGGAATTGGGGTCGGTGGTGGACGAGTCCGGGGTATCGGGGGTCCACCCGGCATGGGGgtcggtggcggcggcggcggtggcggcggcggcggcggcggcggtccgGGGATGCTGGGTCGAGCGGGCGGATTTGGACCGCGCGGCGGCGGACCTCACGGCAGTGGTTTCCTAGGCGggggcggtggcggcggcggtccAGGAGCCATGCGGATGGAGAAGATACATCCACATCGGTTCAATCCTATTGGCATGGGCGGAGGCGGCGGTAGCTACGTACAATCGCATTTCTGGtga
- the LOC105275283 gene encoding sex-lethal homolog isoform X4 produces MTPSMVVSLGGTSWSIPQQPQPHLLVVDPLVVQQQQQQQQQCNQQTVPSLNRTPAASSASSGGDLQQQQCRKMTDQREQQQQQPQSQPPPQQQQQQLQQHQTKGNEEPRTNLIINYLPQNMNEKDLYSLFVTIGPVESCRVMKDYKTGYSYGFGFVNYAKAEDAATAISTLNGLQVQNKRLKVSFARPSGEEIKETNLYVTNLPRNITESQIDEIFSKYGNIVQKNILKDKLTGLPRGVAFVRFDKREEAQEAIAQLHGTIPEGGSEPLSVKIAEEHGKQKAAYYAGWQAGYNQSRGERLYPTRNKYQRYAHYLY; encoded by the exons ATGACCCCGTCGATGGTTGTTTCGCTGGGCGGTACCAGTTGGAGTATACCACAGCAACCGCAACCTCACCTGTTGGTGGTGGACCCGTTGGTcgtgcagcagcagcaacagcaacagcaacagtgCAATCAGCAGACCGTCCCGTCATTGAATCGAACGCCAGCAGCATCATCAGCATCATCGGGAGGTGATCTGCAACAGCAGCAGTGCCGCAAAATGACTGACCAGCGagagcaacagcagcaacagccgCAATCCCAACCACCAccgcaacaacagcaacaacaactaCAGCAACATCAAACCAAAGGCAATGAGGAACCGAGAACGAAtctgattattaattatctccCGCAAAACATGAACGAGAAGGATCTGTACAGCTTATTCGTGACTATCGGTCCGGTCGAGTCCTGTAGAGTCATGAAGGATTACAAA ACTGGTTATAGTTATGGCTTTGGTTTCGTCAACTATGCGAAGGCAGAGGACGCTGCGACTGCGATAAGCACGTTGAACGGATTACAAGTGCAAAACAAACGCCTGAAAGTCTCGTTTGCTCGCCCTTCGGGAGAGGAAATTAAGGAAACTAATCTTTACGTCACGAATTTACCAAG AAATATAACGGAGAGCCAAATCGACGAGATTTTTAGTAAATATGGCAATATAgtgcaaaaaaatatattgaaggATAAACTGACTGGTCTGCCGAGAGGCGTAGCCTTTGTCAG ATTCGACAAAAGAGAAGAAGCTCAAGAAGCTATCGCACAACTTCACGGTACCATACCAGAGGGTGGATCGGAGCCGCTTAGCGTAAAGATCGCGGAGGAACACGGGAAACAAAAGGCTGCGTATTACGCGGGCTGGCAAGCCGGATACAATCAAAGCCGCG GAGAGCGTCTGTACCCGACAAGGAATAAATATCAGCGCTATGCTCATTACCTTTACTAA
- the LOC105275283 gene encoding sex-lethal homolog isoform X2: MTPSMVVSLGGTSWSIPQQPQPHLLVVDPLVVQQQQQQQQQCNQQTVPSLNRTPAASSASSGGDLQQQQCRKMTDQREQQQQQPQSQPPPQQQQQQLQQHQTKGNEEPRTNLIINYLPQNMNEKDLYSLFVTIGPVESCRVMKDYKTGYSYGFGFVNYAKAEDAATAISTLNGLQVQNKRLKVSFARPSGEEIKETNLYVTNLPRNITESQIDEIFSKYGNIVQKNILKDKLTGLPRGVAFVRFDKREEAQEAIAQLHGTIPEGGSEPLSVKIAEEHGKQKAAYYAGWQAGYNQSRVACDMSLDRTALSICVLNSSRASSYFSDWRASVPDKE; encoded by the exons ATGACCCCGTCGATGGTTGTTTCGCTGGGCGGTACCAGTTGGAGTATACCACAGCAACCGCAACCTCACCTGTTGGTGGTGGACCCGTTGGTcgtgcagcagcagcaacagcaacagcaacagtgCAATCAGCAGACCGTCCCGTCATTGAATCGAACGCCAGCAGCATCATCAGCATCATCGGGAGGTGATCTGCAACAGCAGCAGTGCCGCAAAATGACTGACCAGCGagagcaacagcagcaacagccgCAATCCCAACCACCAccgcaacaacagcaacaacaactaCAGCAACATCAAACCAAAGGCAATGAGGAACCGAGAACGAAtctgattattaattatctccCGCAAAACATGAACGAGAAGGATCTGTACAGCTTATTCGTGACTATCGGTCCGGTCGAGTCCTGTAGAGTCATGAAGGATTACAAA ACTGGTTATAGTTATGGCTTTGGTTTCGTCAACTATGCGAAGGCAGAGGACGCTGCGACTGCGATAAGCACGTTGAACGGATTACAAGTGCAAAACAAACGCCTGAAAGTCTCGTTTGCTCGCCCTTCGGGAGAGGAAATTAAGGAAACTAATCTTTACGTCACGAATTTACCAAG AAATATAACGGAGAGCCAAATCGACGAGATTTTTAGTAAATATGGCAATATAgtgcaaaaaaatatattgaaggATAAACTGACTGGTCTGCCGAGAGGCGTAGCCTTTGTCAG ATTCGACAAAAGAGAAGAAGCTCAAGAAGCTATCGCACAACTTCACGGTACCATACCAGAGGGTGGATCGGAGCCGCTTAGCGTAAAGATCGCGGAGGAACACGGGAAACAAAAGGCTGCGTATTACGCGGGCTGGCAAGCCGGATACAATCAAAGCCGCG TTGCCTGCGATATGTCTCTCGATCGAACAGCTCTTTCTATCTGCGTACTCAATTCTTCTCGTGCCTCGTCTTATTTCTCAGATTG GAGAGCGTCTGTACCCGACAAGGAATAA
- the LOC105275283 gene encoding sex-lethal homolog isoform X5 produces the protein MTPSMVVSLGGTSWSIPQQPQPHLLVVDPLVVQQQQQQQQQCNQQTVPSLNRTPAASSASSGGDLQQQQCRKMTDQREQQQQQPQSQPPPQQQQQQLQQHQTKGNEEPRTNLIINYLPQNMNEKDLYSLFVTIGPVESCRVMKDYKTGYSYGFGFVNYAKAEDAATAISTLNGLQVQNKRLKVSFARPSGEEIKETNLYVTNLPRNITESQIDEIFSKYGNIVQKNILKDKLTGLPRGVAFVRFDKREEAQEAIAQLHGTIPEGGSEPLSVKIAEEHGKQKAAYYAGWQAGYNQSRDKMAASKSDHHDLTH, from the exons ATGACCCCGTCGATGGTTGTTTCGCTGGGCGGTACCAGTTGGAGTATACCACAGCAACCGCAACCTCACCTGTTGGTGGTGGACCCGTTGGTcgtgcagcagcagcaacagcaacagcaacagtgCAATCAGCAGACCGTCCCGTCATTGAATCGAACGCCAGCAGCATCATCAGCATCATCGGGAGGTGATCTGCAACAGCAGCAGTGCCGCAAAATGACTGACCAGCGagagcaacagcagcaacagccgCAATCCCAACCACCAccgcaacaacagcaacaacaactaCAGCAACATCAAACCAAAGGCAATGAGGAACCGAGAACGAAtctgattattaattatctccCGCAAAACATGAACGAGAAGGATCTGTACAGCTTATTCGTGACTATCGGTCCGGTCGAGTCCTGTAGAGTCATGAAGGATTACAAA ACTGGTTATAGTTATGGCTTTGGTTTCGTCAACTATGCGAAGGCAGAGGACGCTGCGACTGCGATAAGCACGTTGAACGGATTACAAGTGCAAAACAAACGCCTGAAAGTCTCGTTTGCTCGCCCTTCGGGAGAGGAAATTAAGGAAACTAATCTTTACGTCACGAATTTACCAAG AAATATAACGGAGAGCCAAATCGACGAGATTTTTAGTAAATATGGCAATATAgtgcaaaaaaatatattgaaggATAAACTGACTGGTCTGCCGAGAGGCGTAGCCTTTGTCAG ATTCGACAAAAGAGAAGAAGCTCAAGAAGCTATCGCACAACTTCACGGTACCATACCAGAGGGTGGATCGGAGCCGCTTAGCGTAAAGATCGCGGAGGAACACGGGAAACAAAAGGCTGCGTATTACGCGGGCTGGCAAGCCGGATACAATCAAAGCCGCG ATAAGATGGCTGCATCTAAGTCAGACCACCACGACTTAACGCACTAA